In one Candidatus Methylomirabilis sp. genomic region, the following are encoded:
- a CDS encoding inositol monophosphatase family protein — MDIDMIRMVALRAAKEAGAILRQGLEQKPTIEFKGVKNLVTDIDRRSEEAIADLVRRKLPHHSVVCEEGTRLEGDSGYRWLVDPLDGTTNYAHGYPCFSVSIGVEKDGELIFGLVYDPNLEELFTAERGAGAFLNGKRLQVSAIGTMPDALLATGFPNDVAGATQNNLDYFVRFMKRAQGVRRPGSAALDLCYVAAGRFDGFWELKLYPWDMAAGSLMVTEAGGRVTDLRGGPHVLSNPQIVASNGLLHEEMLRVLAMES; from the coding sequence ATGGACATTGACATGATACGCATGGTGGCGCTGCGGGCCGCGAAGGAGGCGGGCGCGATCCTTCGTCAAGGATTGGAGCAGAAGCCAACCATCGAATTTAAGGGTGTGAAGAACCTTGTCACCGATATAGATCGCCGCTCGGAGGAGGCGATCGCCGACCTGGTCCGAAGAAAGCTGCCCCATCACAGTGTAGTGTGTGAGGAGGGGACCAGGCTGGAGGGCGACTCCGGATACCGCTGGCTCGTGGATCCGCTGGATGGCACCACGAATTACGCCCACGGCTACCCCTGTTTTTCGGTGTCGATCGGCGTGGAAAAAGACGGTGAGTTGATCTTTGGGTTAGTCTACGATCCGAACCTAGAGGAGCTGTTTACTGCCGAGCGAGGCGCAGGGGCGTTTTTGAACGGCAAGCGATTACAGGTTTCGGCCATCGGCACGATGCCGGATGCCCTGTTGGCCACCGGCTTTCCGAATGACGTCGCAGGCGCCACGCAGAACAACCTGGATTATTTCGTGAGGTTCATGAAGCGGGCTCAGGGCGTTCGCCGTCCCGGCTCTGCCGCCCTCGACCTGTGTTATGTCGCCGCCGGCCGGTTCGATGGTTTCTGGGAGCTGAAACTGTACCCGTGGGACATGGCGGCCGGCTCGCTGATGGTCACGGAGGCGGGCGGCCGGGTCACCGATCTGCGCGGTGGGCCGCATGTCCTCTCGAATCCCCAGATCGTCGCCAGCAACGGCCTACTCCACGAAGAGATGCTCCGCGTCCTGGCCATGGAGAGCTGA
- a CDS encoding rubredoxin-like domain-containing protein: MAIVWKCLICGYHHQGDRPPDHCPNCGAPREEFVLVEED; encoded by the coding sequence ATGGCCATCGTCTGGAAGTGCCTCATCTGCGGCTACCACCATCAGGGTGATCGGCCGCCGGACCACTGCCCGAACTGCGGCGCACCGAGGGAAGAGTTCGTCCTCGTGGAGGAGGACTGA